One Rosa chinensis cultivar Old Blush chromosome 3, RchiOBHm-V2, whole genome shotgun sequence DNA window includes the following coding sequences:
- the LOC112193049 gene encoding UDP-glycosyltransferase 86A1: MENNHSKPHAVLFPYPLQGHVIPAVHLAIKLASSGFTVTFVNTRAVHHQIIKSQSPDNAIEDDVNIFNGVCKSSLDIRYATISDGFPIGFDRSLNHDQFWEGVLHVFPAHVDELVAKLVRSDPPVTCLIADTFFVWPTMMATKYNLVNVSFWTEPVLVLTLYYHIYLLRENCHFASRDNHRKDTIDYIPGVKAIEPKDLMSYLQATEVTSVEHRIIFKAFEEVKRADFILCNTVQELESDTISALQEKQPTYAIGPIFPNGFTKSTVATSLWSESNCIEWLNTKLHDSILYVSFGSYAHASKKDIEEIANGLSLSRVGFIWALRPDIVSSNETQILPIGFEDEIKNRGLIVPWCSQIEVISHPAIGGFLTHCGWNSILESIWCGLPLLCYPLLTDQFTNRKLVVDDWKVGINLCDRKPITKEEVKEKVNRLMSGKSSEELRRNAKEVKNTLESALDEDGSSNRNFNRFIDDVKAKIQDKHGLGIKALNGNR; the protein is encoded by the exons ATGGAGAACAATCACTCAAAGCCTCACGCTGTTCTATTTCCTTACCCTCTCCAAGGCCATGTAATCCCAGCGGTCCATCTCGCAATCAAGCTCGCATCAAGCGGCTTCACAGTCACCTTTGTCAACACTCGGGCAGTCCACCACCAAATAATCAAGTCCCAAAGTCCCGATAACGCCATAGAAGACGACGTTAACATCTTCAACGGGGTGTGTAAATCAAGCCTTGACATACGTTATGCAACAATCAGCGACGGTTTTCCTATTGGATTCGACCGATCCCTCAACCACGACCAGTTTTGGGAAGGTGTTCTGCATGTTTTCCCAGCTCATGTGGATGAACTTGTAGCAAAACTAGTCCGATCCGACCCACCGGTCACTTGCTTGATAGCTGACACTTTCTTTGTGTGGCCAACAATGATGGCAACAAAGTATAACCTTGTGAATGTGTCATTTTGGACCGAACCTGTTCTGGTCTTAACCCTCTACTACCATATATACCTCCTCAGAGAAAATTGTCACTTTGCTTCTCGTG ATAATCATCGCAAAGATACAATCGACTACATTCCAGGTGTGAAAGCAATTGAACCAAAAGACTTGATGTCGTACCTTCAAGCTACTGAGGTCACATCCGTAGAACACAGGATCATATTCAAGGCATTTGAGGAAGTTAAAAGGGCAGATTTCATTCTTTGTAACACGGTTCAAGAGCTTGAATCAGATACCATATCTGCCTTGCAAGAAAAGCAACCTACATATGCAATTGGCCCTATTTTTCCCAATGGGTTCACGAAAAGCACCGTGGCCACGAGTCTCTGGTCCGAATCTAATTGTATCGAATGGCTCAACACTAAACTGCATGATTCAATCCTCTATGTCTCATTTGGTAGCTATGCGCATGCGAGTAAAAAAGACATAGAGGAAATCGCTAATGGGCTTTCGTTAAGCAGAGTCGGCTTTATTTGGGCTCTTCGGCCCGATATTGTCAGCTCCAACGAGACCCAAATCCTACCCATTGGATTTGAAGACGAGATCAAGAATAGAGGGTTGATCGTGCCATGGTGTAGTCAAATTGAAGTCATCTCACACCCCGCAATCGGAGGGTTCTTAACACATTGCGGATGGAATTCAATATTGGAAAGTATATGGTGTGGTCTGCCATTGTTGTGCTATCCATTGTTGACCGACCAATTCACCAATCGGAAACTAGTGGTCGACGATTGGAAGGTCGGGATTAACCTCTGCGATCGCAAACCGATCACAAAGGAGGAGGTGAAAGAGAAGGTGAACCGTTTAATGAGTGGAAAGTCAAGTGAGGAGTTGAGGAGGAATGCGAAAGAGGTCAAGAACACGTTGGAGAGTGCATTGGATGAAGATGGTTCATCAAACAGAAACTTCAATCGATTCATAGATGACGTTAAGGCTAAAATCCAAGATAAACATGGGCTTGGCATCAAAGCATTAAATGGCAATCGCTAG
- the LOC112191823 gene encoding putative leucine-rich repeat receptor-like serine/threonine-protein kinase At2g19230, with product MALVFEYVANGNLQQHLLDLTLDFLTWKERLQIAVDAARGLDYLHNGCKPPIVYRDLKASNILLNEKLQAKIVDFGLSKVLATESATHISTDAKGTSIDFLILFL from the exons ATGGCACTTGTTTTTGAGTATGTAGCCAATGGAAATTTGCAGCAACATTTATTAG ATCTAACATTGGACTTTTTGACTTGGAAGGAAAGACTTCAAATTGCGGTGGATGCAGCAAGAG GGTTGGATTATCTACATAATGGTTGCAAGCCACCTATAGTCTATAGAGATCTGAAGGCTTCCAATATCTTGTTAAATGAAAAGTTGCAAGCCAAGATAGTTGATTTTGGTCTTTCTAAAGTTCTTGCAACTGAAAGCGCCACTCATATATCAACTGATGCCAAAGGAACATCCatagattttctgattttatttttgtaa